A single Photobacterium toruni DNA region contains:
- the selB gene encoding selenocysteine-specific translation elongation factor — translation MAVIPTQYQAVVGLAGHVDHGKTALIEALTGMITARPHEQQLGMTQDLGFAHFQDDHGNTIGVVDVPGHERYLRNMVAGVWHLNVLLLVVAADEGWMPMTTSHLDVAHAMGIEDIVVCINKRDKVSAEQLAEIEDQVLEQVMERSGLLPEIVTVSALKKDNIEALRQLLIETVQVNIARHKIIAPANSDDNSVLEPATDPLMYIDRVFVVNGIGTVLTGTLAQGQLAIGDKVRCQPSNLIGTVRSIQAYHQQLTSVSATCRVAVNVKGVGRKDIGRGQLITGINQHITLRDQCIVRLTKTATTLKVKKQRQVEVAMGTWHGTARLSYIPNTELARLVFEKPIPLLFGQRLAMIQKGGSGLQHGAEVVWTDYIFGYQKRRLYDVLNNLPQQLQPESQRQMLLVLQGYFECTDTDFKATEQQTFIAPFCFDSQWLADMSRQIETLLSAGISMASAELCSRLRINDAVIELIMQRLKQQQKVHLSYGKWCVGQGDNEDDLPQDALNILHQIRQFGKAGLELNKVKIVGGKKWLRQLSHQKYITALDENIYFDMAVYLDLVKAVIADHQPHDRITMTDIKDRTELSRKYSIPLANRMEKDGWVKRDNDERIILRAWQINA, via the coding sequence ATGGCAGTAATTCCAACACAATATCAAGCAGTGGTTGGCCTTGCTGGGCATGTTGACCATGGTAAAACAGCATTAATTGAAGCATTAACGGGCATGATCACTGCGCGCCCACATGAGCAGCAATTGGGCATGACCCAAGATTTAGGTTTTGCTCATTTTCAAGATGATCATGGCAATACCATCGGTGTAGTTGATGTTCCTGGGCATGAGCGTTATTTGCGTAATATGGTTGCAGGTGTGTGGCATTTAAATGTGTTGTTATTAGTGGTGGCGGCTGATGAAGGCTGGATGCCAATGACGACTTCACATCTTGACGTTGCGCATGCAATGGGGATTGAAGATATTGTCGTGTGTATTAATAAGCGCGATAAAGTCAGTGCCGAGCAATTAGCCGAAATAGAAGATCAAGTCTTAGAACAGGTGATGGAACGTAGCGGTTTATTGCCTGAAATTGTCACTGTTTCTGCATTAAAAAAAGATAACATTGAAGCATTACGTCAGCTTTTAATCGAAACCGTACAGGTTAATATTGCACGTCATAAAATTATTGCTCCAGCAAATAGTGATGATAATTCAGTGCTTGAGCCCGCGACAGATCCTCTGATGTATATTGATCGGGTATTTGTGGTAAACGGAATTGGTACGGTGCTTACTGGCACGTTAGCGCAAGGGCAATTAGCGATTGGCGATAAAGTACGTTGTCAGCCATCGAACCTGATCGGTACAGTGCGATCTATTCAGGCTTATCATCAACAATTAACTTCTGTTTCAGCAACATGCCGTGTGGCGGTAAATGTCAAAGGTGTCGGCCGTAAAGATATTGGCAGAGGACAATTGATCACCGGTATCAATCAACACATTACTCTGCGTGATCAATGTATTGTACGATTAACCAAAACCGCAACAACGTTAAAAGTTAAAAAACAACGCCAAGTGGAAGTGGCAATGGGAACGTGGCATGGCACTGCACGTTTGAGCTATATTCCCAATACTGAGTTAGCGCGATTAGTGTTTGAAAAACCGATCCCATTATTATTTGGTCAACGATTAGCGATGATCCAAAAAGGTGGCAGTGGTTTACAACATGGCGCAGAAGTGGTGTGGACCGATTATATTTTTGGTTACCAAAAACGCCGCTTATACGATGTGCTTAATAATTTACCGCAGCAATTACAACCAGAGTCACAACGACAGATGTTGTTAGTGCTACAAGGTTATTTTGAATGTACGGATACTGATTTTAAAGCCACTGAACAACAAACATTCATTGCACCATTTTGTTTTGATAGCCAATGGTTAGCGGATATGTCACGCCAAATTGAAACATTATTGAGTGCGGGTATTTCGATGGCTTCAGCAGAACTTTGTAGTCGGTTACGGATCAATGATGCGGTGATTGAACTGATCATGCAGCGTTTAAAGCAACAACAGAAAGTACATTTAAGTTACGGTAAATGGTGTGTTGGGCAAGGTGATAATGAAGATGACTTACCTCAAGATGCACTTAATATATTGCATCAGATCCGTCAGTTTGGTAAAGCGGGGCTTGAGTTAAATAAAGTCAAAATTGTTGGCGGTAAAAAGTGGTTACGCCAATTAAGCCATCAAAAGTACATTACCGCGCTTGATGAAAATATCTATTTTGATATGGCGGTCTATTTAGATCTTGTGAAAGCGGTGATTGCTGATCATCAACCTCATGATCGTATTACCATGACCGATATTAAAGATCGTACTGAACTAAGTCGTAAATACTCAATTCCGTTAGCGAACCGAATGGAAAAAGACGGTTGGGTTAAACGTGATAATGATGAACGTATTATTTTAAGAGCATGGCAAATAAATGCATAA
- the selA gene encoding L-seryl-tRNA(Sec) selenium transferase: MTTTASLEQPSPLATPIINYRLPQIEQLLQHSDLADYIRLLSRPVVTNTLRQLFTSIRQHPDFKTQGVNDLDIMALVLDSCRQLYRRRQQRVMNATGIAVHTNLGRSPIDEQIWDSVKAVNTGYNNLELKLSDGKRGDRNGLLSTLIQSWIGAEDCVVVNNNAASVYLVLHALAAGKEVIVSRGEQVQIGGGFRIPDILALSGCKLVEVGTTNITTSDDYINAITENTAMVLMVHQSNFSMQGFTESPDIQDVAQRLPEHVSLVIDQGSGLSSEQYAQSEVSLPRYLQMGVDLVCFSGDKIIGGPQAGIIAGCPKLCQQLAKNPMMRTFRPGRIVLSMLEQLLVQKLNRDPAGFGVAQQALDRAKISQTLAQQWAQRWKPYVQAVPLVMQVGGGAIPSETYPCYGLKLTLPGKAQLHLDALRDLPIPIIGYVNSNQLLLNVATLLDSDHTVFITQLDDYIQPYINTEAK; encoded by the coding sequence GTGACTACTACAGCATCTTTAGAACAACCGTCTCCGTTAGCAACACCAATAATTAATTATCGTTTACCTCAAATCGAACAATTACTTCAACATTCAGATTTAGCTGATTATATACGCTTATTAAGCCGCCCGGTTGTTACTAATACTCTTCGACAGCTTTTTACTTCAATTCGCCAGCATCCTGATTTTAAAACCCAAGGTGTTAATGACCTTGATATCATGGCATTAGTACTTGATAGTTGCCGTCAGTTATATCGTCGTCGTCAGCAACGCGTAATGAATGCAACAGGTATAGCGGTACATACCAACCTTGGACGTTCTCCGATTGATGAACAAATTTGGGATAGTGTTAAAGCGGTTAATACTGGGTATAACAATCTTGAATTGAAATTAAGTGATGGTAAACGTGGTGATCGTAATGGCTTATTATCGACCTTGATTCAGAGTTGGATCGGTGCTGAAGATTGTGTTGTTGTTAATAATAATGCTGCGTCAGTTTACTTAGTGTTGCACGCTTTAGCGGCGGGTAAAGAAGTTATTGTCTCTCGTGGTGAGCAAGTTCAAATTGGTGGTGGTTTTCGTATTCCTGATATTTTAGCCCTTTCTGGGTGCAAGCTTGTTGAGGTGGGTACCACCAATATTACCACCAGTGATGACTATATTAATGCAATCACAGAAAATACTGCCATGGTATTAATGGTGCATCAGTCTAATTTCTCAATGCAGGGATTTACTGAGTCACCCGATATTCAGGATGTGGCTCAACGTTTACCTGAGCATGTTTCATTAGTGATCGATCAAGGCTCGGGTTTATCGTCTGAACAATATGCACAAAGTGAAGTGTCATTACCGCGCTATTTACAAATGGGTGTTGACTTAGTCTGTTTTTCTGGTGATAAAATCATTGGTGGCCCGCAGGCGGGTATTATTGCTGGGTGTCCAAAACTTTGTCAGCAACTGGCTAAAAACCCGATGATGCGTACTTTCCGTCCGGGGCGAATTGTTTTATCAATGCTTGAGCAATTATTAGTCCAGAAACTTAACCGTGATCCCGCTGGTTTTGGTGTGGCGCAACAAGCGTTAGATCGTGCCAAGATCAGCCAAACGCTAGCTCAACAATGGGCACAACGCTGGAAACCTTATGTACAAGCAGTACCTCTGGTGATGCAAGTTGGTGGTGGTGCTATTCCTAGTGAAACTTATCCTTGTTATGGTCTTAAACTTACCTTGCCGGGTAAAGCACAACTGCATTTAGATGCGTTACGTGATTTACCAATCCCAATTATTGGTTATGTTAATAGTAATCAATTGTTATTAAATGTTGCTACTTTATTAGACAGTGATCATACCGTCTTTATTACTCAACTTGATGATTATATTCAACCTTATATAAATACTGAGGCAAAATAA
- a CDS encoding tetratricopeptide repeat protein — MKKMIISTLIILSGCATEKSESSLLNETTLNNADTISTNKMLKTLSPLSQSILNIEDEKIAKKEKMIEIKKIEFMAEDDPDAMIYLAALYEEGTLITQSENKARSLYKKAADKDHLLARYYYALMLIDGRGGDTNHTKAESYLLLNVKNKHDPSIYSLGYLYFIQKKYQHVINTLNQGDNGNNEYSDYLLAISYLELNNNTSQAIQLLEKSAKKDHPYSHLVLGDIYRRGLYNTEINTEKSFKHLNIAAKNDNPKALFDLATLSIENLELIENDLNIAINQLESADKNGYPPASFELAKLYDKGNLIKQDFNKAIFWYKRSAAQGNNRAMYNLASIYINGDGVDISIEKAKYWLIESAKNGNNRAKELLKENE; from the coding sequence ATGAAAAAAATGATAATCTCAACATTAATAATACTTTCTGGTTGTGCCACAGAAAAAAGCGAATCAAGCTTATTAAATGAAACAACATTAAACAATGCTGACACAATTTCAACGAATAAAATGTTAAAAACACTTTCACCATTATCACAATCAATATTAAATATTGAAGATGAAAAAATAGCTAAAAAAGAAAAAATGATAGAAATAAAAAAAATAGAATTCATGGCTGAAGATGATCCTGATGCAATGATCTACTTAGCTGCTTTATATGAAGAAGGTACACTCATCACTCAATCAGAAAATAAAGCGCGATCACTATATAAAAAGGCAGCAGATAAAGACCATCTCCTTGCTCGTTATTACTACGCCCTAATGCTTATTGATGGTAGAGGTGGTGATACTAATCATACAAAAGCTGAGTCATATCTACTGCTTAATGTTAAAAACAAGCATGACCCATCAATATATTCATTAGGATATTTATATTTTATACAAAAAAAATATCAACATGTTATCAATACATTAAATCAAGGAGACAATGGCAATAATGAATATTCTGATTATTTATTGGCCATTTCATACCTTGAATTAAATAATAACACCTCACAGGCTATTCAGTTATTAGAAAAATCGGCTAAAAAAGATCATCCATATTCCCACCTTGTGTTAGGTGATATTTATCGTAGAGGACTTTATAATACAGAAATAAACACAGAAAAAAGTTTCAAACATCTCAATATTGCCGCTAAAAATGACAATCCAAAAGCTTTATTTGATTTAGCCACATTAAGCATAGAAAATTTAGAACTTATTGAAAATGACCTTAACATTGCAATTAATCAACTTGAATCAGCAGATAAAAATGGCTATCCACCAGCAAGCTTTGAATTAGCAAAATTATATGATAAAGGTAATCTTATTAAACAGGACTTTAATAAAGCTATTTTTTGGTATAAACGCTCAGCAGCACAAGGAAACAATAGAGCAATGTATAATTTAGCCAGTATTTATATTAATGGTGATGGTGTAGATATTTCAATTGAAAAAGCCAAATACTGGCTAATAGAATCAGCAAAGAATGGTAACAATCGAGCAAAAGAACTACTTAAAGAAAATGAATAA